The Flavobacterium johnsoniae UW101 genomic interval ACTTCAAAAAGTCTATTCAATAAATTATAAGGATTTTGAACTGTTTTAATTCTTGGCAAATTTTGATATTTGCTTTCCTCTAAAAGACGCATCATTCCCCATGAATTTTCGTTTGAAACCCCAACGTGCTTAATTTTCCCTTCTTTAATTAATCCGTCGAATGTTTCTAAAATTTCTCTAAAATTATCTTCCCATGCATCTTCGTAACCTGTAAAAGCACGGCTGCCAAAATTATTCGTTTTGCGTTCCGGCCAGTGCATTTGGTACAAATCGATATAATCTGTCTGCAGTCTTTTTAAACTATTTTCTAAAGCATATTTAATACTTGCCGGAGAAAAATCCAGTTTTTCGCGCATGTAACCAAAATTTGGATTTGGACCTGCGATTTTAGATGCTAAAATAACTTTGTCTCTATTTCCTGATTTCTTAAACCAGGTTCCAATAATTTTTTCTGTACTTCCGTAAGTTTCTTCACGCGCAGGAACCGAATACATTTCGGCAGTATCAAAAAAGTTCACACCCTGATCAAGAGCGTAATCCATTTGTTCGTGCCCTTCGGCTTCTGTATTCTGCTGTCCGAAAGTCATAGTTCCAAGACAGATTTTACTAACTTTTATATCGGTGTTAGGTAATGTAGTGTATTTCATTTTTTCTTTAGGTTCAAAGTTGCAAAGAGACAAAGGTACAAAGGGATTTTTCAAATCTAAATTTGACAAAGGTTAAAAAAAGTACAAGTTTTTTTCATTCAAGTTATAAGTTTTCTAAAGACCTTAAAAAAAACAAAAAAGGCTCAAAAGTTAAAACCTTTGAGCCTTTGTTTCTTTGTCCCTTTGGAACTTAATTAATACTATTAAGCATCTCTGCAATCTCATCTAATCTTGGAGTTAAGATAATTTCGATTCTTCGGTTTTTAGCTTTTCCTTCTGGAGTAGCATTACTTGCCAAAGGAGAAAATTCGCTTCTTCCTGCTGCAGTTAATTTTTGCTTGTTGATTTTTGGGTTTTCACTTAAAATAGCCACGATTGCTGTTGCTCTTTTAGTCGATAAATCCCAGTTGTTTGCAATTGGTCCAGAACCTGCATACGGATCATCGTCTGTATGTCCTTCGATAAGAACAGAAAGATCCGGATTGTCTCCTAAAACTTTTCCAAGTTCTACTACTGCTCTTCTTCCTTCTGTGCCAACAGCCCAGCTTCCTGAATTGAAAAGTAATTTATTCTCCATAGAAACATATACTTTTCCGTTTTTATGTTCAACCGTCAAACCTTTACCTTCAAAGCCAGTTAATGCTTTAGATAAAGTTTCTTTTAGTTTACGCATTGCTTCTTCTTTGGCAGCAATCATATCTTCAAGTTCTTTCAAACGGCTGGCAGTTTTATCCAAACGTGCTTGTTCATCTGCAAGGGCTTTACCTTTTGCTTCTAACTGCGCTAACAATTCACGGTTTTTAGCCATGTTTTTCTCTAATGCATCGTTGCTGTTTTTCTCTAATGCATTATATGAATCTTGTAATACTTTGTATTTCTTTTGTTCAGCAGCTAAATCAGCTTTTTGTTTTGCCAGATCGTCTTTTGTACTTGCTAAATCTTTAGTCAGTTTATCACGATCTAATTCTAACTGATTTTTTGCTTTTTTCAAATCAGCATTTTCATCTGCAATTGAACGGTTTTCTTTTTTTAGATCTGAATATTTTGTTTCAAGATCATTGTAAATCTTTTTGGATACACAAGAAGTTGCTGACAATGCCAAAACTACTAATCCAATGGAGGCTTTTTTAATCATTTTACTTTTCGGTTTTTACTTGGAGGCGATTTATAATTTAAACAGCTATTCTTTCAACAAGAACAATACCAAACTTTACTCAATCTCGACTAAAACCGGACAATGGTCTGAATGAACTGCATCCGGAAGGATAACAGCACGTTTTAATCTATGCTCAATAGCGTTGCTTACCAAGTTATAATCAATACGCCATCCTTTATTATTTCCTCTTGCTCCGGCTCTGTAACTCCACCATGAATAATGATGCGGATCTTTATTAAAATGACGGAAACTGTCTATAAATCCAGATTTCATAAAAGCATCAAGCCAGGCACGTTCTTCAGGCAAAAATCCTGAAACCGTTTTATTACGAACAGGATCATGAATATCTATGGCTTCATGACAAATATTATAATCTCCACATATTATTAAATTTGGAATAGAAATTTTCAATTCATTAATATAAGTTTGAAAATCGTCCATGAACATAAATTTATGATCCAGTCTGTCTATATTAGTTCCCGATGGAAGATACAAACTCATTACTGATACATCATCAAAATCGGCACGAAGGTTGCGTCCTTCAAAATCCATATGATGAATTCCTGTTCCATAAACTACTTTTTGGGGTTCAATTTTAGATAATATTGCAACGCCGCTGTATCCTTTTTTGGTTGCCGGATAATAATACTGATACGGATAGCCTGCAGCCGTTATAGCCTCTACAGGAATTTGATCCTGAGTTGCTTTAATCTCCTGAAGACAGATAACATCCGGACTCGCCGCTTGCAGCCATTCTATAAATCCTTTGGTAATTGCAGCACGAATTCCGTTTACATTATAAGAAATAATTTTCATCTTGGTATTTTTTTTAGGATTCCAAATGTAATAAAAAAGTGCAAAGTTTATTTTGGAAACAGCGAAAAGTAGAGTTTTTTGTTATCTTTGTTCGCTGTTCTAATAAATTAAAAATAGTACATGGGTTTAGTTACCGCGAAAGAAGTTGCAAAGGCAATAAATGTTGAAAAGTACGGAGTCCTCGGTACGTTTTCTGGCTGGATTCTTATGAAGGTTCTTAAGATCTCGACCCTCAATAAAATTTACGATCATAATAAGCATTTAGAGGATGTTGCATTTTTAAATGGAATTTTGGATGAGATGGAGATTAAATTCGAAATCCCGGAAGAAGATTTAAAACGTCTGCCAAAAGAAGGTCCGTACATTACCATTTCAAATCATCCGCTTGGAGGAATTGATGGGATTTTGCTATTGAAGTTAATGCTTGAAAGAGAGCCTAATTTCAAAATCATTGCCAATTTCTTATTACACAGAATTGTTCCGCTAAAAAAATACATTATGCCGGTTAATCCTTTTGAGAACCATAAGGATGCCAAATCGAGCGTAGTGGGTATTAAAGAAACTTTACGTCATTTAAGTGACGGAAAACCGCTTGGAATTTTCCCTGCTGGAGAAGTTTCAACTTATAAAGACGGGAAATTAGTAGTAGACAAACCTTGGGAAGAGGGCGCTCTGAAATTAATCAGAAAAGCTAAAGTTCCGGTTGTTCCAATTTATTTTCATGCCAAAAACAGTAAATTATTCTATTGGCTTTCTAAAATAGACGATACTTTACGTACTGCTAAATTACCTTCTGAGCTTTTAACGCAGAAAGATCGTGTAATTAAAGTTCGTATTGGAAAACCAATTTCTGTAAGCGAACAAAACGAAATAGAATCGTTTGAAGAATATTCAGAGTTTTTAAGAAGAAAAACTTATATGCTGGCTAATCCATTTGAGAAAGACACCAAATTGATTGACACAGCTAGCTTAAAAATTCCAAAAGCACCAAAAAAGATTGTAACTCCGGCGAATGAATCTAAAATGCTTGATGAAGTTCAGGCGCTAAGAGACAGCGACTGCCGATTTTTACAAAGTAAAAATTACGAAGTATTCTTTGCGAGAGCAAAATCAATTCCGAATATTTTACATGAAATTGGACGTCTTCGTGAAATTACTTTCCGTGAAGTTGGCGAAGGAACCAATGAATCTATAGATATTGACCAATACGATCAATATTATCACCATATGTTTTTATGGGATGATGACACCAAGAAAATTGCAGGTGCTTACCGTATGGGATTAGGTTCTGAGATTTATCCAAAATACGGTATTGAAGGTTTTTACCTGACAGATCTTTTTAGATTTGAACCGGAACTTCATGATATGATGCACAAGTCAATTGAAATGGGGCGTGCGTTTATTACTCGCGAATATCAGCAAAAACCAATGCCGTTATTTTTATTGTGGAAAGGTATTATTCATACTACTCTGCGTCATCCTGAACACAAATATCTGGTTGGAGGTGTAAGTATCAGTAATCAGTTTTCAGACTTCTCTAAATCATTGATGATTGAGTTCATGAAATCGAATTATTACGATCCGTATATCGCTCAATATATCCATCCGAAAAAAGCTTATAAGGTAAAATTAAAAGACGCTGATAAAGATTTTATTTTTGATGAAGCAGAATCTGACTTAAATAAATTCGATAAAATCATTGATGAGTTAGAACCAGGAAACCTTCGTTTGCCGGTTTTAATCAAAAAATACATCAAACAAAATGCCCGCGTAGTTGCTTTTAATGTCGATCCTTTATTTAATAATGCAATTGATGGTTTAATGTACATTAGAATCGCAGATATTCCTGAAAGCACTATGAAACCTGTTATTGAAGAGTTTCAAATAGAATTAGAGCGTAAATTATCTGAAAAAGAAGATTAGTTATAATCTCCCGAAATAAAAAAATCCCATTTGCAAATGCAAATGGGATTTTTTAGTTCAACTCAACTGAAATTATTTGTTTATCTTTTATTTTAGCAATTAAATAAGTTTCACCTTCTTCGTTGCCATAAGCTAGTTGAATGGTAGGAATACTACTTTTCTTTTCAAAAAACAATGAAAATGCAATTATGTAAATATTGTAGAAAACTTCTACATCAGCATCAATAGGCAGTCTATCTTTAATATTTGATTTTACAATATCTACATTCTGTTTCAACCATATTAAGTTCTCTTGAATTGAATTAAATATTTCTGCAAAATGTTTATCACTGCATTTTTCACTAAAAAATATCCCAGATCTATACGTGATATCTTTTATTGTATATCTAAAACAAAAAAAATCATCATAAACTCTATCAAATTTATCTATAGTTATCATTTTGTATTATTTTAACCCTGTTTTCCAAAATATATTAGCGAGACTACAATAAGCTTATCTAAGGCAAGAAAAAAGGTTTTATTAAAATTTATACCCTAGATTACTTTTGTCATATTTTCTATTAGTAATTATACTAAAGAAACTTTTGTGGATAACAATGGACCTTTCGCTTATCTGGATATAAAATCATTATAAATTTTACACTAAAGTTTTAACTAATAAAATGTCAAAAAATCCCATTTGCAAATGCAAATGGGATTTTTTAGTTACAACTTTTATTTAAAACTATATTGGAATTATTCTTTTCCAATTTCATCAAGTTCTTCTAATTGATTTTTAGGATCTGCACCATATTGATTTGGTCCTTTTGTTCCTTCCTGACAAGCTAAATAAACATTGTAAAATGGAATTAACATATACCACCATTCTTTATCAATGTCGTGCATTCTTCTAACTGCTACAGCAATTGAAGGAACCAAAACTGCTAAACTGTAAAGGTTGCCAATTAAAACAAGACCTGGCGAAATCAATCCTAGAATAAAACCTAGAATAAAACTAATTAGGACATTGGCTAAAAAAAACATCCAGTATTCTTTTCTTCTTGCTCTTCCGTTAAAATTTGCGTAGTTTCCAAAAACTACTTTTTTGTACATTTCTAACATAATAAAAATCTTTATAAATTCTCCTACTCTTTATGGATTTTCAGTTACTCCATTACTTTTAACAAAGTGCAAGATTACTTACTTTTAGAGTTTATAAAAGGAGGTAAACGTTTTTATTATAACAAAAAAGGACATTTCTTTGAGTTGAAATTCAGTCAAATAAAAAATCCCATTCTTTCAAATGGGATTTTTTATTTTTTAGAACCAGCCTTTTTTACCAACCTGATATGTTTGATAAAATTCTTCATCTGACTTCGTTAGATAAAGAATTCCTTCAATTATACCAATTATACCTCCTACACCGCATAAAAGACCCAAAATAAGCTGGATTATACCTTCTTTGCTGTATCCTAAATAAAACTTATGAATTCCTAATGCCCCTAATAATATAGCAAGAATTCCTGCAACAACTTTTTTATTCTCTTGTGTACTTTCCATACCTGTATTTTTAAAGTTTATTATTAAATGTAAATGGCAAAAAAA includes:
- a CDS encoding aldo/keto reductase, with protein sequence MKYTTLPNTDIKVSKICLGTMTFGQQNTEAEGHEQMDYALDQGVNFFDTAEMYSVPAREETYGSTEKIIGTWFKKSGNRDKVILASKIAGPNPNFGYMREKLDFSPASIKYALENSLKRLQTDYIDLYQMHWPERKTNNFGSRAFTGYEDAWEDNFREILETFDGLIKEGKIKHVGVSNENSWGMMRLLEESKYQNLPRIKTVQNPYNLLNRLFEVNSAEVSKHENVGLLAYSPLAFGVLTGKFLTGEAHPNARVNLFPQYTRYKSDQCTQATKLYQEIAKKHGLTLTELAMGFVLQQPFLTSAIIGATTMEQLKENIAAIDVELSKEIIIEINKVQAIIPDPAP
- a CDS encoding OmpA family protein, yielding MIKKASIGLVVLALSATSCVSKKIYNDLETKYSDLKKENRSIADENADLKKAKNQLELDRDKLTKDLASTKDDLAKQKADLAAEQKKYKVLQDSYNALEKNSNDALEKNMAKNRELLAQLEAKGKALADEQARLDKTASRLKELEDMIAAKEEAMRKLKETLSKALTGFEGKGLTVEHKNGKVYVSMENKLLFNSGSWAVGTEGRRAVVELGKVLGDNPDLSVLIEGHTDDDPYAGSGPIANNWDLSTKRATAIVAILSENPKINKQKLTAAGRSEFSPLASNATPEGKAKNRRIEIILTPRLDEIAEMLNSIN
- a CDS encoding exodeoxyribonuclease III, yielding MKIISYNVNGIRAAITKGFIEWLQAASPDVICLQEIKATQDQIPVEAITAAGYPYQYYYPATKKGYSGVAILSKIEPQKVVYGTGIHHMDFEGRNLRADFDDVSVMSLYLPSGTNIDRLDHKFMFMDDFQTYINELKISIPNLIICGDYNICHEAIDIHDPVRNKTVSGFLPEERAWLDAFMKSGFIDSFRHFNKDPHHYSWWSYRAGARGNNKGWRIDYNLVSNAIEHRLKRAVILPDAVHSDHCPVLVEIE
- a CDS encoding GNAT family N-acyltransferase — translated: MGLVTAKEVAKAINVEKYGVLGTFSGWILMKVLKISTLNKIYDHNKHLEDVAFLNGILDEMEIKFEIPEEDLKRLPKEGPYITISNHPLGGIDGILLLKLMLEREPNFKIIANFLLHRIVPLKKYIMPVNPFENHKDAKSSVVGIKETLRHLSDGKPLGIFPAGEVSTYKDGKLVVDKPWEEGALKLIRKAKVPVVPIYFHAKNSKLFYWLSKIDDTLRTAKLPSELLTQKDRVIKVRIGKPISVSEQNEIESFEEYSEFLRRKTYMLANPFEKDTKLIDTASLKIPKAPKKIVTPANESKMLDEVQALRDSDCRFLQSKNYEVFFARAKSIPNILHEIGRLREITFREVGEGTNESIDIDQYDQYYHHMFLWDDDTKKIAGAYRMGLGSEIYPKYGIEGFYLTDLFRFEPELHDMMHKSIEMGRAFITREYQQKPMPLFLLWKGIIHTTLRHPEHKYLVGGVSISNQFSDFSKSLMIEFMKSNYYDPYIAQYIHPKKAYKVKLKDADKDFIFDEAESDLNKFDKIIDELEPGNLRLPVLIKKYIKQNARVVAFNVDPLFNNAIDGLMYIRIADIPESTMKPVIEEFQIELERKLSEKED
- a CDS encoding DUF805 domain-containing protein yields the protein MLEMYKKVVFGNYANFNGRARRKEYWMFFLANVLISFILGFILGLISPGLVLIGNLYSLAVLVPSIAVAVRRMHDIDKEWWYMLIPFYNVYLACQEGTKGPNQYGADPKNQLEELDEIGKE
- a CDS encoding TM2 domain-containing protein; the encoded protein is MESTQENKKVVAGILAILLGALGIHKFYLGYSKEGIIQLILGLLCGVGGIIGIIEGILYLTKSDEEFYQTYQVGKKGWF